Proteins from a genomic interval of Pogoniulus pusillus isolate bPogPus1 chromosome 30, bPogPus1.pri, whole genome shotgun sequence:
- the LOC135188609 gene encoding glutathione S-transferase theta-1 isoform X1, translating to MGLELYLDLLSQPCRSIYIFARTNNIPFEFKHVELFKESVLGKKPAAGSGAEQPHAGPSNCEGAGKVSLLKKVPALKDGDFTLAECTAILLYLSRKYNTPDHWYPADIQKRAQVDEYLSWHHANIRASAPKTMWIKVLIPLFTGQALPSEKLQEVMEGLSSSLKQLEERFLQDKAFIIGSEISLADLVAIVELMQPVGVGCDVFEDRPRLMQWRRRVEDAVGKELFFQAHEMILNIKELSNIQIDPGLKEHLAPVLMKMLK from the exons atggggctgGAACTGTACCTGGACCTGCTCTCGCAGCCCTGCCGCTCCATCTACATCTTCGCCCGGACCAACAACATCCCCTTCGAGTTCAAGCACGTGGAGCTCTTCAAAG AATCGGTGCTGGGGAAGAAGCCGGCGGCGGGGAGTGGCGCGGAGCAGCCCCATGCAG GGCCATCAAactgtgagggagctggcaaaGTCAGCCTCCTGAAGAAGGTACCAGCACTGAAGGACGGAGACTTCACCCTAGCAGAATG CACAGCCATTCTGCTGTATCTGAGTCGGAAGTACAACACTCCTGACCACTGGTACCCAGCAGACATCCAGAAACGGGCCCAGGTGGATGAGTACCTCTCGTGGCATCATGCCAACATCCGGGCCAGTGCTCCCAAGACCATGTGGATCAAG GTGCTGATTCCCCTGTTCACGGGGCAGGCGCTGCCCTCCGAGAAGCTGCAGGAGGTTATGGAGGGGCTGTCCAGCTCCctgaagcagctggaggagaggttTCTGCAGGACAAGGCTTTCATCATCGGGAGCGAGATCTCCCTGGCGGATCTCGTGGCCATTGTGGAGCTgatgcag CCTGTCGGAGTCGGTTGTGACGTCTTTGAAGACAGACCGAGGCTGATGCAGTGGCGCAGGAGGGTGGAGGACGCTGTGGGGAAGGAGCTTTTCTTTCAAGCCCATGAGATGATTCTGAACATCAAAGAACTGAGCAACATTCAGATTGACCCAGGGCTGAAAGAGCACCTAGCACCTgtgctgatgaagatgttgaaatgA
- the LOC135188610 gene encoding D-dopachrome decarboxylase-like, whose translation MPFLELETNLPAERLPPGLALELCAAAADILGKPVERMNVTVRSGLPMALLGSAEPCAQLLVSSIGVVDSAEQNRRHSARFFDVLTAKLGLSAERILIRFYLLEPWQIGKDRTVVTFL comes from the exons ATGCCGTTCTTGGAGCTGGAGACCAACCTGCCGGCCGAGCGGCTGCCGCCGGGGCTGGCCCTGGAGCTCTGCGCCGCCGCTGCCGACATCCTGGGCAAGCCGGTGGAG CGGATGAACGTGACGGTGCGCAGCGGGCTGCCCATGGCGCTGTTGGGCTCGGCGGAGCCCTGCGCCCAGCTGCTCGTCTCGTCCATCGGCGTGGTGGACTCGGCGGAGCAGAACCGGCGGCACAGCGCCCGTTTCTTCGACGTCCTGACGGCCAAGCTGGGCCTCAGCGCCGAGCG GATTCTCATCCGCTTTTacctgctggagccctggcagATTGGCAAGGACAGAACAGTTGTGACATTCCTCTGA
- the LOC135188609 gene encoding glutathione S-transferase theta-1 isoform X2 — MGLELYLDLLSQPCRSIYIFARTNNIPFEFKHVELFKESVLGKKPAAGSGAEQPHAGPSNCEGAGKVSLLKKVPALKDGDFTLAECTAILLYLSRKYNTPDHWYPADIQKRAQVDEYLSWHHANIRASAPKTMWIKVLIPLFTGQALPSEKLQEVMEGLSSSLKQLEERFLQDKAFIIGSEISLADLVAIVELMQRRR; from the exons atggggctgGAACTGTACCTGGACCTGCTCTCGCAGCCCTGCCGCTCCATCTACATCTTCGCCCGGACCAACAACATCCCCTTCGAGTTCAAGCACGTGGAGCTCTTCAAAG AATCGGTGCTGGGGAAGAAGCCGGCGGCGGGGAGTGGCGCGGAGCAGCCCCATGCAG GGCCATCAAactgtgagggagctggcaaaGTCAGCCTCCTGAAGAAGGTACCAGCACTGAAGGACGGAGACTTCACCCTAGCAGAATG CACAGCCATTCTGCTGTATCTGAGTCGGAAGTACAACACTCCTGACCACTGGTACCCAGCAGACATCCAGAAACGGGCCCAGGTGGATGAGTACCTCTCGTGGCATCATGCCAACATCCGGGCCAGTGCTCCCAAGACCATGTGGATCAAG GTGCTGATTCCCCTGTTCACGGGGCAGGCGCTGCCCTCCGAGAAGCTGCAGGAGGTTATGGAGGGGCTGTCCAGCTCCctgaagcagctggaggagaggttTCTGCAGGACAAGGCTTTCATCATCGGGAGCGAGATCTCCCTGGCGGATCTCGTGGCCATTGTGGAGCTgatgcag agaaggaggtga